The following coding sequences lie in one Microtus ochrogaster isolate Prairie Vole_2 chromosome 6, MicOch1.0, whole genome shotgun sequence genomic window:
- the En1 gene encoding homeobox protein engrailed-1: protein MEEQQPEPKSQRDSGLGAVAAAAAVVAVAAPGGLSLNLSPGASGSSGSDGDSVPVSPQPAPPSPPAAPCLPPLAHHPHLPXXXXXXXXXXXXXXXXXXXXXXXXXXXXXLHRTTNFFIDNILRPDFGCKKEQPLPQLLVVAAAAGGGSGGGGSRVERDRGQTGTGRDPVHSLGTRASGSASLLCAPDANCGPTDGSQPATAVSAGASKTGNPAAAAAAAAAAAAAVAAAAAAASKPSDSSGGSGGSAGSPGAQGAKFPEHNPAILLMGSANGGPVVKTDSQQPLVWPAWVYCTRYSDRPSSGPRTRKLKKKKNEKEDKRPRTAFTAEQLQRLKAEFQANRYITEQRRQTLAQELSLNESQIKIWFQNKRAKIKKATGIKNGLALHLMAQGLYNHSTTTVQDKDESE from the exons ATGGAAGAACAGCAGCCGGAGCCTAAAAGTCAGCGCGACTCGGGCCTCGGCGCGgtggcagcggcggcggcggtcGTGGCGGTGGCGGCCCCGGGCGGCCTCAGCCTGAATCTTAGCCCAGGAGCCAGCGGCAGCAGCGGCAGCGATGGAGACAGCGTGCCGGTGTCCCCGCAGCCCGCGCCCCCGTCGCCGCCGGCGGCGCCCTGCCTGCCGCCCCTAGCCCATCACCCGCACCTCCC NNNNNNNNNNNNNNNNNNNNNNNNNNNNNNNNNNNNNNNNNNNNNNNNNNNNNNNNNNNNNNNNNNNNNNNNNNNNNNNNNNNNNNAGCTGCACCGCACCACCAACTTTTTCATCGATAACATCCTAAGGCCCGATTTCGGTTGCAAAAAGGAACAGCCCTTGCCTCAGCTCCTGGTGGTGGCGGCTGCAGCCGGAGGAGGTTCCGGAGGAGGAGGAAGCCGCGTGGAGCGTGACCGAGGCCAGACTGGTACAGGTAGAGACCCTGTCCACTCGCTGGGCACGCGAGCTTCGGGCTCTGCCTCGCTCTTGTGCGCCCCAGATGCGAACTGTGGCCCGACCGACGGCTCCCAGCCCGCGACCGCCGTCAGCGCGGGAGCATCCAAAACTGGGAACCCGGCTGctgcggcggcggcagcggcggcggctgcagcggcggtggcggcggcggcagcagcagcttCGAAGCCTTCGGACAGCAGCGGCGGCAGTGGAGGCAGCGCGGGGAGTCCCGGGGCGCAGGGCGCCAAGTTCCCGGAACACAACCCGGCGATCCTACTCATGGGCTCCGCTAACGGTGGGCCGGTGGTCAAGACTGACTCGCAACAGCCCCTAGTTTGGCCCGCCTGGGTCTACTGCACACGCTACTCGGACCGTCCGTCTTCTG GTCCACGCACCAGGaagctaaagaagaaaaagaacgaGAAGGAAGACAAGCGGCCTCGGACGGCGTTCACGGCCGAGCAGCTGCAGAGACTCAAGGCGGAGTTCCAGGCAAACCGCTACATCACGGAGCAGCGGCGACAGACCTTGGCCCAGGAGCTCAGCCTGAACGAGTCCCAGATCAAGATCTGGTTCCAAAACAAGCGTGCTAAGATCAAGAAAGCCACGGGTATCAAGAATGGCCTGGCGCTGCACCTTATGGCTCAAGGACTGTACAACCATTCTACCACCACGGTCCAGGACAAAGACGAAAGCGAGTAG